One Parasphingorhabdus cellanae genomic region harbors:
- a CDS encoding efflux RND transporter permease subunit, producing the protein MIISDVSVKRPVFAVVLSLLLVLAGIVAFLDLPVRQYPAIEPPIVSVDVNYPGAAANVVESRITQILEDRIAGVEGIEMIRSSSRDGRSDITIEFSPDRDVDAAANDVRDRVSGALDNLPEESDPPEINKVDADARPFMWLNLTGEGRESLWLADYADRVLVDRFSSIDGVARVQPSGASRPAIRIWLDREKMAASGISPNDIEEALRRENVELPAGRVESSNLNLTVRVARAYGNVDDFRALVIRRTDDGALLRLGDMARVELGPENVYAHFRSNGLPGVGMGIIRQSGANELQVANDIKDRIKEITPLLPPGVELAVSYDSSVFIAKAIDNVWQTLAFAAILVISVIYLFLGSVRATIVPAVTVPISIIGTFFVLWLLGLSINLLTLLALVMAIGLVVDDAIVVLENIYSRIEQGESRLISAFEGARQVGFAVVATTAVVVAVFVPVMFLPGETGLLFRELAITMIVAVSISTFVALTLIPVMCSKILKKGGGETKLSRYVDDKFQQTSASYESILSRWISRPFLLGGIAFGLAALFAGIGLQTLKSEVAPPEDTGFMFGRATIAEGAGWDRLVKTMFDLEELALPLTEEDGPLRRVLFRAPGSFGPSGDFSSGRIIMFLKPWDERDMTTAETQSAVNKLFRDYPAARVFVSGGSTIGGRGGEAIRFVIAGDTYEELTRARDALFVAADEYPGIATLESDYKETRPQLVVNVNTLRAADLGVSVEEIGRTLETMMGSRNAGTYVDRGEEYDVVLQAEPEDRVTAEDLANVYVRARDDNLVPLSGLVTLSSRAEAGELNRFNKLRAVTLEGTVADGYSLGESLTFLEDEAASLPEVVSIGYEGQSRALRQTGGSIWLVLGFTIILVYLVLAAQFESFISPLIIILGVPLAVSGGLLGLTVMGGTLNLYSQIGLVMLVGLAAKNGILIVEFANQLRDEGLEFAEAILESAKRRFRPVLMTSIATVAGALPLMLATGAGGASREAIGIVIVWGVGISTILTLIIIPSFYYLLARGTGSPLAVTRRLKSLRQSKQVPVSIKT; encoded by the coding sequence ATGATTATCTCTGATGTTTCGGTCAAGCGACCAGTTTTTGCGGTCGTGCTCAGCCTGTTGCTGGTATTGGCCGGTATCGTAGCGTTTCTCGACCTGCCAGTGCGGCAATATCCAGCAATTGAGCCGCCAATCGTATCGGTAGATGTCAACTACCCTGGCGCAGCCGCCAATGTAGTAGAATCGCGAATTACTCAGATATTGGAAGACCGTATTGCCGGTGTGGAAGGTATCGAGATGATCCGTTCCTCTTCCCGCGATGGCCGGTCCGACATTACAATTGAATTCTCGCCGGATCGCGATGTTGATGCAGCAGCCAATGACGTTCGCGACCGTGTGTCGGGAGCGCTCGACAATTTGCCAGAGGAATCTGATCCCCCCGAAATTAACAAGGTGGATGCCGATGCCCGCCCATTCATGTGGCTTAATCTTACCGGAGAAGGTCGGGAGTCTCTTTGGCTGGCGGATTATGCGGATCGGGTCTTGGTCGACCGTTTTTCGTCAATAGATGGGGTTGCCCGAGTCCAACCCAGCGGCGCATCGCGTCCTGCAATCCGGATTTGGCTAGATCGTGAAAAAATGGCAGCATCTGGAATTTCGCCCAATGATATAGAAGAGGCGCTACGCCGGGAAAATGTTGAACTGCCTGCTGGCCGGGTAGAATCATCGAACCTCAACCTTACCGTACGTGTCGCTCGGGCTTACGGTAATGTGGATGATTTTCGGGCACTCGTTATCCGGAGGACCGATGATGGTGCGCTGCTGCGTCTCGGCGATATGGCCCGCGTCGAGCTTGGTCCTGAAAATGTCTACGCCCATTTCCGGTCCAATGGCCTGCCCGGTGTTGGCATGGGTATCATCCGTCAATCTGGCGCAAATGAGCTGCAGGTCGCGAACGATATTAAAGACCGCATCAAAGAAATTACCCCTTTACTGCCGCCCGGCGTTGAGCTGGCGGTCAGTTATGACAGCAGTGTGTTCATTGCCAAGGCGATCGATAATGTCTGGCAAACACTGGCCTTTGCTGCGATCCTGGTCATCTCGGTAATTTACCTGTTTCTGGGATCAGTCCGTGCCACCATTGTTCCGGCGGTTACCGTGCCGATTTCAATAATCGGAACGTTTTTTGTGCTCTGGTTACTTGGCCTTTCGATCAATCTTCTCACCCTGCTCGCCCTCGTTATGGCTATCGGTTTGGTCGTCGACGACGCGATCGTGGTGCTGGAAAACATATATTCTCGTATTGAACAGGGTGAGAGCCGCCTGATCTCTGCGTTCGAAGGCGCACGCCAGGTGGGTTTCGCGGTTGTCGCAACCACTGCCGTAGTAGTGGCGGTGTTTGTTCCAGTGATGTTCTTACCCGGCGAGACGGGACTGTTGTTTCGTGAACTTGCCATCACCATGATCGTGGCCGTGTCCATATCCACATTTGTTGCGCTCACACTAATCCCGGTAATGTGTTCGAAAATACTGAAAAAAGGTGGCGGCGAGACCAAGCTGAGCCGCTATGTCGATGATAAGTTTCAGCAAACCAGCGCTAGCTATGAAAGCATATTATCTCGCTGGATAAGCAGGCCATTTCTCCTTGGTGGTATCGCTTTTGGACTGGCAGCGCTATTTGCTGGCATTGGCCTGCAAACGTTAAAAAGTGAGGTCGCTCCCCCGGAAGATACCGGGTTCATGTTTGGCCGAGCCACCATTGCAGAGGGGGCGGGCTGGGACCGATTAGTCAAGACTATGTTTGATCTGGAAGAGCTGGCGTTGCCGCTGACCGAAGAGGATGGTCCGCTGCGCCGTGTCCTGTTCCGTGCGCCCGGATCATTTGGCCCTTCAGGAGATTTTTCGTCTGGACGAATAATCATGTTCCTAAAACCGTGGGATGAGCGCGATATGACGACCGCCGAAACCCAATCGGCAGTCAACAAGCTGTTCCGGGACTATCCGGCAGCTCGGGTTTTTGTATCTGGCGGCTCAACCATCGGCGGGCGCGGTGGTGAGGCCATTCGATTTGTCATTGCCGGTGACACTTATGAAGAATTGACACGCGCGCGCGATGCACTGTTTGTCGCTGCTGATGAATATCCCGGCATTGCGACATTGGAGTCAGACTATAAGGAAACTAGACCGCAGCTAGTCGTGAACGTAAACACCTTGAGGGCTGCGGACCTCGGCGTGTCGGTCGAAGAAATTGGCCGAACTTTGGAAACCATGATGGGCTCACGCAATGCGGGGACTTATGTGGATCGCGGCGAGGAATATGATGTTGTCCTGCAAGCCGAGCCTGAAGACCGGGTTACAGCGGAGGACCTCGCAAATGTTTATGTCCGCGCTCGCGACGATAATCTGGTGCCGTTATCAGGCCTCGTTACATTATCCAGTCGCGCGGAAGCAGGCGAGTTGAACCGGTTCAATAAATTGCGCGCCGTCACTCTGGAGGGCACGGTGGCAGACGGTTATTCGTTGGGTGAATCGCTGACCTTTCTTGAGGATGAAGCAGCATCTCTTCCAGAGGTGGTCTCCATCGGATATGAAGGCCAGAGCCGTGCGCTTCGACAAACCGGAGGATCAATCTGGCTTGTTCTGGGCTTCACCATCATTCTGGTTTATCTCGTGCTCGCAGCGCAATTTGAGAGCTTTATCAGCCCGTTGATCATCATATTGGGTGTGCCGCTGGCAGTAAGCGGCGGGCTATTGGGGCTGACGGTAATGGGCGGGACGCTCAATCTGTACAGCCAGATAGGCCTTGTGATGTTGGTCGGGCTGGCGGCCAAAAATGGGATATTGATCGTCGAATTTGCCAACCAACTTCGAGACGAAGGCCTGGAATTTGCGGAAGCAATACTAGAATCGGCCAAACGCCGTTTTCGTCCGGTATTAATGACATCTATCGCAACCGTTGCTGGTGCTCTTCCACTCATGCTTGCAACCGGCGCTGGCGGGGCGAGTCGTGAAGCCATTGGCATTGTTATCGTCTGGGGCGTCGGCATTTCGACCATCCTGACATTAATCATCATACCATCATTTTACTATTTGCTGGCCCGTGGGACTGGTAGTCCGCTAGCCGTCACTCGGCGGCTCAAAAGCTTGCGCCAGAGCAAACAAGTTCCGGTTAGCATTAAGACATAA
- a CDS encoding EAL domain-containing protein: protein MKSFLASIRASSTRRFFLAWALALASAIALPIAGVGGEVEQQFQNLRSDLLEKPASGDIAIVEIDAKSIQALDRWPWPRDYYAGLVEKLSAADVAQIAFDVDFSANSTAEQDMAFAEALKKSQAAVILPTFKQEETSNKGSYIESLPIAILRDHAFLASVNVHPDENGQLNDYSYGTITDGTVRPSMAAMIAETPGNIDKNFSIDQSIDPATIPRFSFVDILRSTEPIEALKGKKILIGATAIELGDRYPISLHGVLPGVVVQAMAAETLLQGTNVQNIGYLPSLAFAGIVLVIFTMRRSRSENSLVPAALAIAAILFILLLVSEYFGVVTFSNVPALFFLGILLIADKFLKTNLALNRSRFSNADSALPNEPAMIEFIGRCEMSNIAVARLSDFGDLLVVTDKDSRIDLFKNLAERLKFLAAEERIFHLDTNIIGWVVKQDYANDISGHFDTAVALFHAPIMAGETKVKLNASFGLSGESIDKAKIASDQAIAKSKRWALHDAEAASAIGQKQNLLVEMEQAIERKHIWTVYQPKWNLRENRLDGVEALVRWKHPERGMISPELFIPILEKAGRIDELTLHVLQSALDDLSIWNAQRPGLSCSVNISAQLLDDIAFIDKAIAMVGAANLDNDHIIFEVTETAALADLQLSVDALERIRNAGISVSIDDYGTGQSTMSYLQRLPIDEIKIDQSFVKTMMNDDSNRLMVKSTIELAHALKLKVVAEGIEDQPCMDMLTEFGCDVGQGWHISKPVSSQGFKTNWLDSITTEKAVRVQAV, encoded by the coding sequence TTGAAAAGCTTTCTTGCTTCTATCCGGGCGAGTTCCACGCGGCGCTTTTTCTTGGCTTGGGCGTTGGCTTTAGCAAGTGCGATTGCATTGCCTATCGCCGGGGTTGGCGGCGAGGTTGAACAACAATTCCAAAATCTGCGCTCTGACCTTTTGGAAAAGCCGGCTTCCGGCGACATCGCTATTGTCGAAATTGACGCGAAATCTATTCAGGCGCTTGATCGTTGGCCTTGGCCACGTGATTATTATGCCGGGCTGGTTGAGAAATTATCTGCGGCGGATGTCGCTCAAATAGCGTTCGATGTCGATTTTTCCGCCAATTCGACAGCTGAACAAGATATGGCTTTTGCTGAAGCATTAAAAAAGTCGCAAGCAGCAGTGATATTGCCGACCTTCAAACAGGAAGAAACATCAAATAAAGGCAGTTATATCGAAAGCCTGCCCATCGCGATTTTACGTGATCATGCTTTTCTGGCCTCGGTCAATGTCCATCCTGACGAAAACGGGCAACTGAATGATTATAGCTACGGCACTATAACGGACGGTACCGTACGACCCTCGATGGCGGCTATGATAGCTGAGACGCCAGGTAATATTGATAAAAACTTTTCCATCGATCAGTCGATAGATCCCGCTACGATCCCGCGATTCAGCTTTGTCGATATATTGCGGTCAACGGAACCGATTGAAGCTCTCAAAGGTAAAAAGATTCTGATTGGCGCGACTGCAATCGAGCTCGGAGACCGCTATCCGATCAGCCTTCACGGCGTGCTTCCAGGTGTAGTTGTTCAGGCAATGGCAGCTGAAACCCTGTTGCAGGGCACGAATGTGCAAAATATCGGCTATCTTCCATCTTTGGCTTTTGCTGGAATCGTACTTGTCATTTTCACAATGCGCCGGTCACGCAGCGAAAACAGCCTCGTACCAGCTGCGCTGGCCATTGCGGCCATATTGTTCATTCTGTTGCTCGTTTCGGAATATTTCGGGGTGGTAACGTTTTCCAACGTTCCTGCATTATTCTTCCTTGGTATCTTACTGATTGCGGACAAATTTCTCAAAACAAATCTCGCCCTCAACCGCAGCCGCTTTTCCAATGCGGACAGCGCGCTACCCAACGAACCAGCCATGATCGAGTTTATTGGTCGCTGCGAGATGAGCAATATCGCGGTGGCCCGGCTTTCAGATTTTGGCGACCTTTTGGTGGTGACTGATAAGGACAGCCGGATTGATCTGTTCAAGAATCTAGCGGAAAGGTTAAAGTTTCTGGCTGCAGAGGAACGGATTTTTCATCTTGATACCAATATAATCGGCTGGGTGGTAAAACAAGATTATGCCAACGATATATCCGGGCATTTCGATACGGCAGTGGCCCTTTTTCACGCTCCGATCATGGCCGGCGAGACGAAAGTCAAACTGAACGCTTCCTTTGGCCTGAGCGGTGAATCGATCGACAAAGCGAAAATCGCTAGTGACCAGGCAATAGCCAAAAGCAAGCGTTGGGCACTTCATGACGCCGAGGCCGCAAGCGCGATTGGCCAGAAGCAGAACTTGCTTGTTGAAATGGAACAAGCGATTGAAAGAAAGCATATCTGGACGGTTTACCAACCAAAATGGAACCTGCGCGAGAATAGACTGGACGGTGTCGAGGCGCTTGTGCGCTGGAAGCACCCCGAGCGCGGGATGATCAGCCCTGAACTGTTTATTCCCATATTGGAAAAAGCTGGCAGAATTGACGAGCTGACACTGCATGTGTTGCAAAGCGCCCTGGATGATTTGTCGATATGGAATGCACAGCGTCCCGGTCTAAGCTGCTCGGTCAATATTTCGGCGCAGCTGCTCGATGATATTGCATTTATCGACAAGGCAATCGCGATGGTTGGTGCTGCCAATCTCGACAACGATCATATTATTTTTGAAGTGACTGAAACGGCAGCCTTGGCGGATCTGCAATTGTCCGTCGATGCGCTTGAACGTATCCGCAACGCCGGCATCAGCGTTTCGATTGACGATTATGGTACGGGTCAATCGACAATGAGCTATCTGCAACGCTTGCCGATTGATGAAATCAAAATCGACCAAAGTTTTGTCAAAACCATGATGAATGATGATTCAAACCGGTTGATGGTTAAGTCGACCATCGAATTGGCCCACGCGCTTAAGCTAAAGGTGGTTGCTGAAGGTATTGAAGATCAGCCGTGTATGGACATGCTGACTGAATTTGGCTGCGATGTCGGACAAGGTTGGCATATCTCGAAACCAGTCTCGTCTCAGGGTTTTAAGACAAATTGGTTGGATTCCATTACGACTGAAAAGGCCGTACGCGTCCAAGCGGTTTGA